In one window of Camelina sativa cultivar DH55 chromosome 15, Cs, whole genome shotgun sequence DNA:
- the LOC104747142 gene encoding mannose-1-phosphate guanyltransferase alpha-like — MSDEKVVAVIMVGGPTKGTRFRPLSFNTPKPLIPLAGQPMIHHPISACKKISNLAQIFLIGFYDEREFALYVSSISNELKIPVRYLKEDRPHGSAGALYYFRDRIMEEKPSHVFLLNCDVCCSFPLQGILDAHRRYGGIGTMLVIKVSAEAASQFGELIADPDTKELLHYTEKPETFVSDLINCGVYVFTSDIFKAIEEVYSQIRDTSSNYQSATRSVPADFVRLDQDILSPLAGKKQLYTYENKDFWEQIKTPGKSLKCSSLYLSQFRQTSPHLLASGDGTNRKPMIIGDVYIHPSVKLHPTAKIGPNVSISANVRVGPGVRLINCIILDDVEIKDNAVVINSIIGWKSSIGRWSRVQASGDYSERLGITILGEAVTVEDEVAVIGSIVLQNKTLNVSVQEDIIL; from the exons GAACTCGATTTCGTCCTTTATCGTTCAATACACCGAAACCATTGATTCCTTTGGCTGGTCAACCCATGATTCATCATCCTATCTCTGCTTGtaaaaag ATATCAAATCTGGCTCAGATCTTTCTGATTGGATTTTACGACGAAAGAGAATTCGCTTTGTATGTCTCTTCGATATCTAACGAGCTGAAAATTCCAGTGCG ATACTTAAAAGAAGATAGACCCCATGGCTCAGCCGGTGCTCTTTATTACTTTCGTGATAGAATTATGGAAGAAAAACCG TCGCATGTTTTCCTCCTGAACTGTGATGTGTGCTGTTCTTTCCCTCTTCAGGGCATACTCG ATGCACATCGAAGATATGGTGGTATTGGAACTATGCTAGTAATCAAG GTTTCTGCAGAAGCAGCCAGCCAATTTGGAGAATTGATAGCTGATCCGGATACTAAAGAGCTCCTGCATTATACAGAGAAGCCCGAGACTTTC GTCAGTGACTTGATAAACTGTGGTGTCTATGTGTTTACCTCAGATATCTTCAAAGCCATTGAAGAAGTATATAGCCAAATAAGAGACACAT CTAGCAACTACCAATCCGCTACAAGGTCTGTTCCTGCGGATTTTGTGAGATTAGATCAAGATATATTGTCACCTCTTGCTGGAAAGAAACAACTATACACATATGAGAATAAGGATTTCTGGGAACAGATAAAGACTCCAGG GAAATCTTTGAAATGCTCGTCTCTATATCTTTCCCAATTCCGCCAAACATCGCCTCATCTTTTAGCTTCAGGAGATGGTACTAACAGGAAACCGATGATCATTGGTGATGTTTATATTCACCCATCCGTAAAACTGCATCCAACCGCAAAG ATTGGTCCAAATGTGTCGATCTCAGCAAATGTTCGTGTTGGACCTGGTGTAAGGCTTATTAACTGCATAATCTTAGACGATGTTGAAATCAAG GACAATGCTGTTGTTATAAACTCAATCATCGGATGGAAATCATCCATAGGTAGATGGTCGAGAGTTCAGGCTAGTGGAGATTACAGTGAGAGGCTTGGGATTACTATTCTTG GTGAGGCTGTAACCGTGGAAGACGAAGTTGCAGTCATAGGAAGCATTGTTCTTCAGAATAAGACACTTAATGTTAGTGTTCAAGAAGATATAATCTTGTGA